The following are from one region of the Actinoplanes sp. L3-i22 genome:
- a CDS encoding alpha/beta hydrolase, giving the protein MDTAGGAGRRAIIFHGTGGNPGVAWYPWLAGQLSERGYVVDVPHHPEVNVEPIGTFLPKVLDQHRFDEHTVLVGHSGGAALLLAVLEHVQVTVAQAILVAGYSTQPNTSEEPVLQADYDWDAIRSHVRDIYFVNSRNDPYGCDDRQGRAMFDRLGGTQIVRDDGHFGDYNQEYDTFELVNRLIP; this is encoded by the coding sequence GTGGACACTGCGGGCGGGGCCGGGCGTAGAGCGATCATCTTCCATGGGACCGGCGGCAACCCGGGGGTGGCCTGGTATCCCTGGCTCGCGGGGCAGCTCTCCGAGCGGGGCTACGTCGTCGACGTGCCGCACCACCCCGAGGTCAACGTCGAGCCGATCGGCACGTTCCTGCCGAAGGTCCTGGACCAGCACCGCTTCGACGAGCACACCGTGCTGGTCGGCCACTCCGGCGGTGCGGCCCTGCTGCTCGCCGTCCTGGAGCACGTGCAGGTGACCGTCGCGCAGGCGATCCTGGTGGCCGGCTACAGCACCCAGCCCAACACGTCGGAGGAGCCGGTTCTTCAGGCGGACTACGACTGGGACGCGATCCGGTCGCACGTTCGCGACATCTACTTCGTGAACTCCCGGAACGATCCGTACGGCTGCGACGACCGCCAGGGGCGGGCCATGTTCGATCGGCTCGGCGGCACGCAGATCGTCCGCGACGACGGCCACTTCGGCGACTACAACCAGGAGTACGACACGTTCGAGCTGGTGAACCGGCTCATTCCCTGA
- a CDS encoding NUDIX domain-containing protein: MGISAHLARLRTMIGHELIQLPSVAVVVVDGHGRLLLVRHAGHREGWAVPGGAVEIGESPVQAAAREIHEETGLRIGEPRLLDVLGGADFEVTYPNGDRVAYVTAVYQAGVAGGTPAPDQEEISELGWFAPLQLAEIELNRFARALLRATGHLRE; the protein is encoded by the coding sequence ATGGGTATCTCCGCGCACCTGGCCCGGCTCCGCACGATGATCGGTCACGAACTGATCCAGCTGCCGTCCGTGGCGGTCGTCGTCGTCGACGGGCACGGGCGGCTGCTGCTGGTGCGGCACGCCGGGCACCGGGAAGGCTGGGCGGTGCCCGGCGGCGCGGTCGAGATCGGCGAGTCCCCCGTCCAGGCGGCCGCGCGGGAGATCCACGAGGAGACCGGCCTCCGGATCGGCGAGCCGCGCCTGCTGGACGTGCTCGGCGGCGCCGACTTCGAGGTGACCTACCCCAACGGGGACCGGGTCGCCTACGTCACCGCCGTCTACCAGGCGGGGGTCGCCGGCGGGACGCCCGCCCCGGACCAGGAGGAGATCAGCGAGCTGGGCTGGTTCGCCCCGCTCCAGCTCGCCGAGATCGAGCTCAACCGGTTCGCCCGGGCGCTGCTGCGCGCCACCGGGCACCTCAGGGAATGA
- a CDS encoding glycosyl hydrolase — protein sequence MRIPRPVWALGAVLALLGSGLIYSATEASAFAATPKSTVLSYLRSITGTSIVSGQHNKEPASNPGQYTAQVKAVTGQYPGLWGGDMMFTSTDIANRQSVINQAKTEWANGSLVALTWHACSPTVGATCNFDGGVKTSITNAQFQEIVTGGTNLNAVWRSRMAAVVPYLKQLKDAGIPVLWRPFHEMNESWNWWGARPGTNGGAKIYQQMRDYFDSQGLDNLIWVWNVQDNPTANWAQYYPGSNYVDVVSLDAWYKNYPSTSDYNQIQSIAAGKPIAIAEMGKMPTAALLNSQPKWAWFMIWSEQLRGNNTNAEIQTAYFLPRVLNQGEINF from the coding sequence ATGAGAATCCCCCGTCCCGTCTGGGCCCTCGGCGCTGTCCTCGCGCTGCTCGGCTCGGGCCTGATCTACAGCGCGACCGAGGCCTCGGCCTTCGCCGCCACGCCGAAGTCCACGGTGCTCAGCTACCTGAGGTCGATCACCGGCACATCGATCGTCTCCGGCCAGCACAACAAGGAGCCGGCGAGCAACCCCGGCCAGTACACCGCCCAGGTCAAGGCCGTCACCGGGCAGTACCCGGGGCTGTGGGGCGGCGACATGATGTTCACCTCCACCGACATCGCCAACCGGCAGTCCGTGATCAACCAGGCCAAGACCGAGTGGGCCAACGGCTCGCTCGTGGCCCTGACCTGGCACGCCTGCTCCCCCACGGTCGGCGCCACCTGCAACTTCGACGGCGGCGTGAAGACGAGCATCACCAACGCTCAGTTCCAGGAGATCGTCACCGGCGGCACGAACCTGAACGCCGTGTGGCGCAGCCGGATGGCCGCCGTCGTGCCGTACCTCAAGCAGCTCAAGGACGCCGGCATCCCGGTGCTGTGGCGGCCGTTCCACGAGATGAACGAGAGCTGGAACTGGTGGGGCGCCCGGCCCGGCACGAACGGCGGGGCCAAGATCTACCAGCAGATGCGGGACTACTTCGACAGCCAGGGCCTGGACAACCTGATCTGGGTCTGGAACGTCCAGGACAACCCGACCGCCAACTGGGCGCAGTACTACCCCGGCAGCAACTATGTCGACGTGGTCTCGCTCGACGCCTGGTACAAGAACTATCCGTCGACGTCGGACTACAACCAGATCCAGTCGATCGCCGCGGGCAAGCCGATCGCGATCGCCGAGATGGGCAAGATGCCGACCGCGGCGCTGCTCAACAGCCAGCCGAAATGGGCCTGGTTCATGATCTGGTCCGAGCAACTGCGCGGCAACAACACCAACGCCGAGATCCAGACGGCCTACTTCCTGCCCCGCGTCCTCAACCAGGGCGAGATCAACTTCTAA
- a CDS encoding LacI family DNA-binding transcriptional regulator: MAQSQRRVGLVLARASRVLGEEPYYHEFIEGLERVLTPAGVSVLVKVVTDREAESRTYERWAEQDRVSGVILVDLVPGDDRVALVEGLGLPAVVLGAPSTAPGLPTVWTDDAGYAREAIRFLAEGGHTVIGQLSGPLSFVHTQLRRDGARAEADELGVTLVQAEGDYSYESGRTATGDLLTHAPTALVCDNDLMALAALDLLREREIAVPARMSVVAWDDSALCQLAAPALSAISHDVVRIGELAANAMLDAMAGRPATVYQAPPAHIVARDSTN; the protein is encoded by the coding sequence GTGGCACAGTCGCAACGGCGGGTCGGCCTGGTTCTCGCGCGGGCCTCGCGGGTGCTCGGCGAGGAGCCGTACTACCACGAGTTCATCGAGGGACTCGAGCGCGTGCTGACCCCGGCCGGCGTCTCGGTGCTGGTCAAGGTGGTCACCGACCGGGAGGCGGAGAGCCGCACCTACGAGCGGTGGGCCGAACAGGACCGGGTCAGCGGGGTCATCCTGGTCGACCTGGTGCCCGGCGACGACCGGGTCGCCCTGGTCGAGGGGCTCGGACTGCCGGCGGTGGTGCTCGGCGCCCCGTCGACCGCCCCCGGGCTGCCGACGGTGTGGACCGACGACGCCGGCTACGCGCGGGAGGCGATCCGGTTCCTGGCCGAGGGCGGGCACACGGTGATCGGGCAGCTCAGTGGGCCGCTGTCCTTCGTGCACACCCAGCTGCGCCGCGACGGCGCGCGGGCCGAGGCCGACGAGCTGGGGGTCACGCTGGTGCAGGCCGAGGGCGATTATTCGTACGAGTCGGGCCGCACCGCCACCGGCGACCTGCTCACCCACGCGCCGACCGCGCTCGTCTGCGACAACGACCTGATGGCCCTCGCCGCCCTGGACCTGCTGCGCGAACGCGAGATCGCGGTGCCGGCGCGCATGTCGGTGGTCGCGTGGGACGACTCGGCGCTGTGCCAGCTGGCCGCGCCGGCGCTGTCCGCGATCAGCCACGACGTGGTCCGCATCGGCGAGCTGGCCGCGAACGCCATGCTGGACGCGATGGCCGGCCGCCCGGCCACGGTCTACCAGGCACCGCCGGCCCACATCGTCGCCCGCGACAGCACGAACTGA
- a CDS encoding ROK family transcriptional regulator, whose translation MARRETPAAGPGSRALIVDVIRSAVSISRVEVAERTGLTQPSISNIVRDLIADGIVHETGSTGSARGKPRQLLAITPATRFGVGFQLGPDTVTCVAIDLTGGVVGREVVPLGDSDLADQLAERFDDFLLDLDLPRDRIEGLAIVAPAAPPSSGDSPPEWAAARRGLAERLGIPVLVENDAAAAALGEFWTRRVSREQAFGSVYLSAGVGAGLVFGGALFRGTSFDAGELGHLSIMYDGRPCPCGNRGCVERYASMTATVDAAREAGLAVDHKNVFSAYDAIAHAAVSGDPDAFAVVDQAAGYLSVAVTSMVNLLDLGRVVLTGPGMAIAGSIYARRLRAQLAATAHARFRHGIVVELSAQPRDAAGIGAAALVVQASIAPGHTTGVSGADED comes from the coding sequence ATGGCACGTCGGGAAACGCCCGCGGCGGGGCCGGGCAGTCGTGCCCTGATCGTGGACGTGATCCGCTCGGCGGTCTCGATCAGCCGGGTGGAGGTCGCCGAGCGCACCGGCCTCACCCAGCCGTCGATCTCGAACATCGTCCGGGACCTGATCGCCGACGGGATCGTGCACGAGACCGGCTCGACCGGCTCGGCCCGCGGCAAGCCCCGCCAGCTGCTGGCGATCACCCCGGCCACCCGGTTCGGCGTCGGCTTCCAGCTCGGGCCGGACACGGTGACCTGCGTGGCCATCGACCTCACCGGTGGGGTGGTGGGCCGCGAGGTCGTCCCGCTCGGCGACTCCGACCTGGCCGACCAGCTCGCCGAGCGCTTCGACGACTTCCTGCTCGACCTGGACCTGCCCCGCGACCGGATCGAGGGCCTGGCGATCGTGGCGCCGGCCGCCCCGCCCAGCAGCGGGGACAGCCCGCCGGAGTGGGCCGCGGCCCGGCGCGGGCTGGCCGAGCGGCTGGGCATCCCGGTGCTGGTGGAGAACGACGCGGCGGCCGCGGCGCTCGGCGAGTTCTGGACCCGGCGGGTGTCGCGCGAGCAGGCGTTCGGCAGCGTCTACCTGTCCGCCGGGGTCGGCGCCGGCCTGGTCTTCGGCGGGGCGCTGTTCCGGGGCACCAGCTTCGACGCCGGCGAGCTCGGACATCTGTCGATCATGTACGACGGCCGGCCGTGCCCGTGCGGCAACCGCGGCTGCGTCGAGCGCTACGCCTCGATGACCGCGACCGTCGACGCGGCCCGCGAGGCCGGACTGGCCGTCGACCACAAGAACGTGTTCAGCGCGTACGACGCGATCGCGCACGCCGCGGTCAGCGGCGACCCGGACGCGTTCGCCGTGGTCGATCAGGCGGCCGGCTACCTCAGCGTCGCGGTGACCTCGATGGTGAACCTGCTCGACCTGGGCCGGGTGGTGCTGACCGGGCCGGGCATGGCGATCGCCGGCTCGATCTACGCCCGCCGGCTGCGGGCCCAACTGGCCGCGACCGCGCACGCCCGGTTCCGGCACGGGATCGTCGTCGAGCTGTCCGCCCAGCCGCGCGACGCGGCCGGCATCGGCGCGGCGGCCCTGGTCGTGCAGGCGTCGATCGCCCCCGGCCACACCACCGGAGTCTCCGGCGCCGACGAGGACTGA
- a CDS encoding STAS domain-containing protein, which translates to MTVENGYEADECRIVVHTMTGMCLIRLVGDVDLAVAARLRATLAAAVAEQPWIIVDLSRVGAIDSVALGVLAAAGQAARRGPGGLLLAAAPPFVTEVLRAARLSTVFTMFATVPAAMTTVLAQPAPL; encoded by the coding sequence ATGACTGTCGAGAACGGGTACGAGGCCGACGAATGCCGGATCGTGGTGCACACGATGACCGGCATGTGCCTGATCCGGCTGGTCGGCGACGTGGACCTGGCGGTGGCCGCCCGGCTGCGGGCCACCCTGGCCGCCGCGGTCGCCGAACAGCCCTGGATCATCGTGGATCTGAGCCGGGTGGGCGCGATCGACTCGGTGGCGCTCGGCGTCCTCGCCGCCGCCGGTCAGGCCGCGCGCCGCGGCCCTGGCGGACTGTTGCTGGCCGCCGCGCCGCCGTTCGTCACCGAGGTGCTGCGCGCGGCGCGGCTGAGCACGGTCTTCACGATGTTCGCCACGGTCCCGGCCGCGATGACGACGGTGCTCGCCCAGCCGGCGCCGCTCTGA
- a CDS encoding plasmid stabilization protein gives MPAGSSPKRERQYEHIKDSVEKRGESTETAKEIAARTVNKERARAGESRTASRTSLDDVSSGHRGGKRSHTGAQGRTKEQLYNEAKKRNIAGRSAMTKAQLEAALAR, from the coding sequence ATGCCGGCCGGATCCAGTCCCAAACGGGAACGCCAGTACGAGCACATCAAGGACAGTGTCGAGAAGCGCGGCGAGTCGACCGAGACGGCCAAGGAGATCGCCGCCCGCACGGTGAACAAGGAACGCGCCCGCGCCGGCGAATCGCGGACCGCGAGCCGCACCTCGCTCGACGACGTCTCCTCGGGCCACCGCGGCGGCAAGCGCTCACACACCGGCGCGCAGGGCCGTACCAAGGAGCAGCTGTACAACGAGGCCAAGAAACGCAACATCGCCGGCCGCTCCGCGATGACCAAGGCCCAACTCGAAGCCGCCCTGGCCCGCTGA
- a CDS encoding inositol monophosphatase family protein, translating into MGAQPEAVRAAGRSLSAVLLAAGAVRNLGPTSWQLADVAAGRLDGFWEYGHDDTNVLPGVLLARESGATVTDAAGAPWRVGADSIVVAGPALHAPLLAALRRPVA; encoded by the coding sequence GTGGGCGCCCAGCCCGAGGCGGTCCGGGCGGCCGGCCGGTCGCTGAGCGCGGTGCTGCTCGCGGCCGGCGCGGTCCGCAACCTCGGTCCGACGTCCTGGCAGCTCGCGGACGTGGCGGCGGGCCGCCTCGACGGCTTCTGGGAGTACGGCCACGACGACACCAACGTGCTGCCGGGGGTGCTGCTGGCCCGGGAGTCCGGCGCGACGGTGACCGACGCGGCGGGCGCTCCGTGGCGGGTCGGCGCGGACAGCATCGTGGTGGCCGGGCCGGCCCTGCACGCGCCGCTGCTGGCCGCGCTGCGCCGCCCGGTTGCGTGA